One Marinibacterium anthonyi genomic region harbors:
- the chaA gene encoding Calcium/proton antiporter has protein sequence MTGHSNTPQTAGDDMRTRRLNPVWFLLAPAIGVLIFGLVETVYHDGTPTILYLISVPLLFISVFVAVHHAEVVAHRIGQPFGSFLLALSVTLIEVSLIVSMLVADPAEDNSVARDTVFAAIMIVLNGIMGLCLLIGGMRFHVQEFQPRSAAAALGVLATLSVLGLVLPNFTQAVAGPIYAPGQLIFVAIVSLLLYALFLFVQMYSHKRDFLDAHDTGHADKPRATGRALVLSVVALPLALVSVVLQAEMLANPVRDGIRAADLPEALVGVVIALIVLMPEGVAAIRAAMDNKLQTSLNLALGSALASLCMTIPVVALLSVALGRSLVLGLTAEHLVLLVLTLFISTLSLGLGRTTVLQGGIHLVIFGAFVTMSAIP, from the coding sequence TGGAAACGGTCTATCATGACGGCACGCCAACGATCCTGTACCTGATCTCGGTTCCGCTGCTGTTCATCTCGGTCTTTGTTGCCGTTCATCATGCCGAAGTCGTGGCACACAGGATCGGCCAGCCGTTCGGGTCCTTTCTGCTGGCCCTGTCCGTGACCCTGATCGAAGTGTCCCTGATCGTGTCGATGCTTGTCGCCGATCCGGCCGAGGACAATTCCGTCGCGCGGGACACGGTCTTTGCCGCGATCATGATCGTTTTGAACGGCATCATGGGCCTGTGCCTTCTGATCGGCGGCATGCGCTTTCATGTCCAGGAATTCCAGCCCCGCAGTGCCGCCGCCGCTTTGGGCGTGCTTGCCACCTTGTCGGTCCTGGGCCTGGTCCTGCCAAATTTCACCCAGGCTGTCGCAGGCCCCATCTACGCCCCGGGGCAGCTGATCTTCGTGGCCATCGTGTCGCTGCTTTTGTACGCGCTGTTCCTGTTCGTTCAGATGTATTCGCACAAGCGGGATTTCCTGGATGCGCATGACACCGGGCACGCCGACAAGCCACGGGCGACCGGGCGCGCGCTTGTCCTGTCGGTTGTGGCGCTGCCGCTGGCGCTGGTCTCCGTCGTGCTGCAGGCCGAAATGCTGGCCAATCCGGTGCGCGATGGCATTCGCGCGGCGGATCTGCCCGAAGCGTTGGTCGGCGTGGTGATCGCCCTGATCGTCCTGATGCCCGAAGGCGTCGCGGCGATCCGCGCGGCCATGGACAACAAGCTTCAGACCAGCCTGAACCTTGCGCTTGGATCGGCGCTGGCAAGCCTGTGCATGACGATCCCCGTTGTCGCGCTGCTGTCGGTTGCGTTGGGCCGCAGCCTGGTTCTGGGCCTGACCGCCGAACACCTTGTCCTGCTGGTTCTGACGCTGTTCATCAGCACGCTGTCCCTGGGGCTGGGGCGCACCACGGTGTTGCAGGGCGGCATTCACCTGGTGATATTCGGCGCTTTCGTGACGATGTCCGCCATTCCATGA